In the genome of Streptomyces sp. SAI-127, the window GGCCGCCGAGATGGCCCGGCGGATGCGCGGCGTCTGCGATCGGATCGCGGACTTCCCCGCGCCGGTGATCGCCGCGCTCAACGGGCACGCCCTCGGCGGCGGCGCCGAGATCGCGATGGCGGCCGACATCCGGGTGGCCGCGGAGGGCATACGGATCGGGTTCAACCAGGTCAGCCTGGAGATCATGCCGGCGTGGGGCGGCGCGGAACGGCTGGCGACGCTCGTCGGACCGGGACGAGCGCTGCTGCTGGCCGGGACGGGGCGGATCCTGGACGCGGGCGAGGCCGAGCGGCTGGGGCTCGTCGACTTGGTGCTGCCGCGAGCCGAATTCGCCGACGGCTGGCGCCAGTTGGCGGCGTCGCTGGCCACTCGTCCCGCGGCGAGCATCAAGCGCGTGGTCCGCGGTGTCTCCGCGCAGGAGGCCGTGGACGCGTTCGCCGAGCTGTGGGTGGCGGACGAGCACTGGGAGGCCGCGGAACAGGTGCTGCGCCGCCGCCCCTGAGCGCGGCACGCCATCGCCCTGCCCGGGGAAACCATGCGAGAGGGCAGGGCGGATGCGGCAGGGTCAGCCCTGGCGCGGCGGCATCTCGAACCCCGCGAGCAGCACGCCGTTGCAGTCGGCCGCGGCCAGCCGCAGCACCTTCGCCTCGGCATACGCGGCGGACTCGTACCAGGCCTGGGCAGCCTCCACGGAAGGGAACTCCACGAGGACGGTGCGCCCTTCGTGCCACTGGCCCTCCAGGACCTGCGGGCTCGCGTCGACCGCGAGGACGCGTGCGCCCGCCTCGGCCATGGACGGCGCCGCCGCACGGCCGTAGGCATCCATTCCGGCCTGGTCCTTGATGGCCTCGGTGACGATGACATAGCCCTTGGGCATACGGGGCCTCTCTTCGTACGGGGGAAGGTAAGGGAATTGCAGGCGGACCGTCAGGTCACCGTGATGGCGCGCTCGGGGCAGGACCCGGCCGCCGTCTTCACGCCCGCCTCCGTCCCGGCCGGCAGCTCGCCCTCACGCGCCTCGGCATAGCCGTCATCGGTGAGGGTGAACACCTCCGGGCAGGCGAGCTCACAGATGCCGTGGCCCCGGCAACGCTCGTCGTCGACGCTCGCCTTCACGCGGCCTCCTGCGGGGGCGCGAGCGTGAACTGCAGGAACAGCCTGGTCAGTCCGCGCAACATGAAGGTCGGTACGTAGTGGAAGCGGCGCGCGCCCGCGGGGCCGTGGTGGTCCTCGGAGAGCCGGATGTCGGTGGTGCGGTCGAGGAGCCGTTCGATGGCCACCCGGGCTTCCGCGCGGGCCAGCGGTGCTCCCGGGCAGGTGTGCGGTCCGCGACCGAAGGCGATGTGGCGGCGGACTCCGGGGCGCGCGGGATCGAACGCGGCGGGGTCGTCGAACTGGCGTGGGTCGCGGTTCGCTGCGCTGTTGAGGAGCATCACCGTGGTGCCCGCGGGCAGACCGACGCCGCCGACCGTGACGGGTACGCGGGTGAGCCGGAAGTCGCCCTTCACCGGGCTCTCGGTGCGCAGCACCTCCTCGACGAAGAGCGGCACCCGGTCACGGTGCTCCCTCAACTCGGCCTGCAGTTGCGGCTGTTCGGCGATGAGCTTGAGTGCGGAGCCGAGCAGGCGCACCGTGGTCTCCTGACCCGCCGCGAACAGGTTCGCGGCGACCCGCACGACGTCCGCGACCTCGGGCAGCCTGCCGTCGGGGAAGGTGGCGGTGGCCAGGCCCGTGAGGACGTCCTCGCGCGGCGCACGGCGCCGGTCCTCGATGTAGCGCGCGACGCGCTCGTACAGGTGCCCCAGCGGGTTGCGGTCCAGGGTGTCCTCTCCGGTGCTGCCGATACCGCCGCCGTCCGCCGGACCGTGCCGCAGCAGGGCGGCGATCTCCGCCCGGTCGCCTTCCGGTACGCCGAGCAGATCCGCGATGACGAGAAAGGTGAAGGGACCGGCGAACCCGCTGACGAACTCACCCGGGACTGCAACGCCCTCGCCCTCCAGGAAATCGTCGAGCAGTCCGTCGGCGAGGCGCCACATGGCCTCCTCGTTCTCCTTCAGCCGCTTCGGCGTGATCAGCCGCATCAGGAGCGCCCGGTGGTCGGTGTGCACCGGCGGGTCGAGAGTCGGCAGCTGGTCGCTCATCGGCAGCTCGTCGCGGTGCGCCTCGATGAGCCCGCTGACGTCGTCGCCCTCGAGCGGCACCGGGAATCCGGGGAACGGCCCACTCACCGCGTTGCACGCGGAGAACGCCTCGGTGTCGTTGTAGATCCGTACGGCCTCGTCGTAGCCGGTCACCATGACCACGTCGTGGTGACTCTCGCGCTGCACCGGACAGCGCGCGCGGAGTGCGTCGAAATAGGGGTACGGGTCCGCGACGACGCTCTCGTCACGGAAGAAGTCCACTGCCTCGAAGTCCGTCTCATCGTCCGTCACTGCCGGCACGGCTCCCTTCATCGGCGTTACCCGGTAGGGAAGTTACCAACACCGGACAGCGGTGAGAAGGGCGTTTCCACACATGACAATGACAATCTCAACCTGGTGCGGCCATGGCGGCCCTGGCGCACGCCACCGGCAACGCGAAAGCCCCGTGCGAACGCTGGTGCGTACGCGCGGGGCTGATGTGATGCGCTGTGGCGGTAACGAGGTCAGTCGGCCGTTCGCTTGGCTGTGCGCGCGGTCGTCGGCTTCTTGGCCGGTGCCTTCCTCGCGGCGGCCCTCTTGGTCGTGGTCGTCTTCTTCGCCGGGGCCTTCTTGGCCGCGGGCGCCCGCTTCGCAGGCGCCGTGCTCTCCGCGGTGGCCTTGGCCGGCGCCTTCACCGCGCTGCGGCTCTCGGCCGTGAGCCCGCCGAACAGCAGCTCCCACAGCGCCTCGGCCTCCGCGGCTGTGTCGTCCCCGGCGTGCAGGCCACCGATCGTCACGGCGAAGGAGCTGAACATGGTCGCCTGCAGCACCGTCCCCGCGACGCGGCGGAGGTCCAGGTCCTGGCGCACGGCACCGGAGGCGGCCGCCGCCTCGAGCAGTTCGACGAGGAGGGCGTTGATGGGCCCGAAGGCGCGCGCCGCCTCCTTGGGGTGCTCGGTCATCAACTGCTGGGCGAACTCGGCCATGCCGAGTGTCGCCGCCCTGCGCTCCTTGGGGGCCGTGGCGATCGGCCGGCACAGCCGGTAGTAATCGACGGTGAAGCGGTGCAGACGCTCCAGCGGATCGTCGATCTCCTCGAGCGCGTCGCGCAGCCGGACCGTGGTGGAGGACACCGACTCCTCGAACAGGGCGAGCAACAGCTCGTGCTTACCGGCGAAGTACTGGTAGAAACTCCGCAGGGACTGGCCGGACTTCTTGACCACTTCCTGCACGGTGAAGTCCTTGCCGGACTCGCCGCTCAGCAGCTCGAGGGCCGCGTCGAGAAAACGCTGCACGCGCTTCTCGGCCCGCACCCGCGCGGGATCGACGGACCGCGCGACGGCCAGCTCACGCCAGCTGGCGGTGGTCTCGGTGGAAAAGGGCTCCGGCGCCGGATCGCTCGTGGTCATGGCCCAAGCCTAGCGCACGGGCGAGATCGCGCCTCTCCCTCACCAATACGCTCGCGGACAGTTCGCAGAAACTAGGTTCTCAATGTCCCGGGCCGTGTTCGCGAGGAACGGGCCCAGGCGGGGCTTCAGTCCCGGTACACCTGCCCGCCTTTCATCACGAACCGGACGTCACCGGTCACCGCGATGTCGGAGAGCGGGTCACCCGCAACACCCACGATGTCGGCGAGCAGCCCGGGTTCGAGCCGTCCGCGGTCCTCGGCGTCGATGAGATCGGCGGCGACGACCGTGGCCGCCCGTAGCGCCTGGAGCGGCGTCATCCCCCGGTCCACCAGGGCGATCAGCTCCTTCGATCCGCGGCCGTGCGGGATGGCGGGAGCGTCGGTGCCCAGGGCCACGCGCACCCCTCGGGCGATGGCGCGCGAGGTGGTGGCGCGGGCGAGCGGAAAGACCTCGGCAGCCTTGGCCTGTAGTTCGGGGGCGGCGTGTGTGAGGTCCATGGCCTCGGTCAGGCAGGTGGTGGCAACGAGGAAAGTGCCCCGCTCCGCCATCAGGTCCAAGGTCTCGTCGCTCGCGAGGAAGCCGTGCTCGATGCAGTCGATGCCTGCGTCGAGGGCGGCGCGGATGGCCCGGTCGCCCATGCAGTGGGCGGCGACCTTGACGCCGGCACGGTGGGCCTCGTCCACGATGGCACGCAATTCCTCGTCGGAGTACTGCTGGGCACCGGCCGGCCCGGTGTGCGACATCACGCCGTTGGAGGCGCAGACCTTGATGACGCGGGCGCCGTACTTGAGCTGGTAGCGGACGGCCTTGCGGACCTCGTCGACGCCGTTGGCGATCCCCTCCTCGACGGTGAGCGGCATGACGTGCGGGGCCAGGGCCTGGAACATGGTGGGGTCGAGGTGGCCGCCGGTGGGCGTGATCGCGTGCCCCGCGGGCACGATCCGCGGGCCTTCCACCCACCCCAGGTCGATGGCTTTCTTAAGGGCCACGTCGAGGAGAATGCCTCCGGTCTGCACGAACAGTCCGAGGTTGCGGACAGTGGTGAATCCGGAGCGCAGGGTCCGGCGGGCGTTGGCAGCGGCGCGCAGGGTCCGTACGGCTGGGTCCTCCTGGACCGGGATGAGCGGGCTGCGGTGATCGGCCCCGCCCAGGACCAGGTCCACCTCCATGTCCATCAGGCCGGGCAGCAAGGTGACATCACCGAGGTCGCGTACGACCGTGTTCTCCGGCAGGGAGTCGGGGCCGATCGCGGTGATCCGTTCACCCTCGACGAGGACCGAGCCCCCGGTGACGTACTCCCCCTTCTCGATGTCGAGCAGCCGGGCGGCGCGCAGGAGCACGGGAGGCGACGGCGTGCGGGGCCGGGCCATGCCTACACCGCCGGTTCGAGGACGGCGTCGATGCTGGAGGCGCCCGAGTCGGGAACCCTCGGCTGGCGCCAGGCCTCCACGGGGAAGGCGACGGTCACCAGCGCGCAGAACGCCCACAGCAGGCACTTGTCCTGCTCGGACAGGCTCTCCGGCTCGGTCATGTCGACCTGCTCCAGGTAGGCCGTGCCGTCCCGCAGGAGCGGGAACGCCACGCTGTAGAAGGCGTCGAGCTCCTCCATGGTGGAGGCGATGCGCTTGGCGTAACGAGCGCGCTCGGTCGGGATCGCCCAGTCGGCGAAGGGTTCGAGCGCGGCGAATTCGGGCGGGAAGGTCTGCGCCATGGTCGGTGTCTCCCAGGGGTTGTCGGCTGCTGTCAGGACGCGTCGGCCGTGGTCGCCTGGTGATCGTTCACGTACCGCATCGCCGTGTGGTGCAGATGCCGTAGGAGTACTTCCTGGTCGTTGAGCGGGAAGTCGAGGGCCGCCCGTGACTGCAGCATCGTCTGGGTCGCTTCGAGGGTGTTGCCGTCCTGAAGCCCGTACTCCTTGAAGGAGACGACGGCCAGCTCCTGCTGCAGCCGCTCGAAAGCGTTCTTCGGCGGTACGAAGTAGGCGGTGCCCTCGAAGATGTGCGTGTTGTACGAGGTCGGCCAGTAGTGGTACGTGAGAACCCAGTTGGGGCGCCAGATCAGCAGCATGAAGTTGGGGAAGAAGACGAAGGAGTCCATGCCCCAGCGCTTGTCGCGGGTCGGGTTGACCGCGGGCGGCAGGTCCTCGGTGGCCACGCCGAGGTCCGGTGCGTCCCAGGGCCCGAACAGACCGCTGCGCAGCGCCGCTTCGATGGGCTTGACCATCTTGCGGTCCAGCGGCGGCGCGATGCCTCCCCAGGAGGAGACCATGCTGTGCGGGCCGTCGATGTCGTACGCGAGGGCCTCGTACCCGTACTTCTGGATCTTGGCGCGCTCCTCGGCCATGTACTGACCGCCGTGCAGGATCGGCGCGTGATAGAACTCGGCGAACGCGTCGATGAACAACTTCCAGTTGGAGCCGATCTCGGCGCGGTACTTGTGCACCTGGGTCAGCCTGTCGAACGGGTAGCCCTTGATGCCGGACCCGAACTTACCGAGAAAGTCCCGCAGTTCGGTGGTGTTCTCCGGGTCGAGGTTGACGAAGACGAAGCCCTCCCACACCTCGCACTGGACGCCGACGAGTCCGTAGTCGCCCTTGTCGAGGTCGAAGAACTCGCCTTCCTGCTGCACGAAGGCCAGCTTGCCGTCGAGGCCGTAGCGCCAGGCGTGGTACTTGCAGGTGAACTGACGGCAGGTGCCGCTGGTCTCCTCGCGCGGGAAGTCGTTCCACACCAGCTTGTTGCCGCGGTGGCGGCAGACGTTGTGGAACGCGCGGATCTTCTCGTCCGTGCCGCGCACGATGATGACCGAGGCGCCGGCGGCGTCCAGCTCCTTGGTGAAGTAGCTGCCCTTCTTCGGCAGCTGCTCGACCCGGCCGACGTTCAGCCAGGTCTTCTTGAAGATCGCCTCACGCTCCTGCTCGTAGAACTCCGGCGAGATCGAGTCCTCGAACGAGAGCGGCTCGGTGCCGATCTTGAAGTGCTCGGTCCAGCTGCCCGCCTCGGGCTTGGGGAAGTGCGGCATGGGGTTCCGTCCTCACGCTCGTCGTTCCGACAGGCCGACGATAACAGAGCTACCGCCTGAAGAGAATGCCGTTCTCATTTTTCGCGATCACCTCTGATCCGTCGCTCGCAGCCGGGCCCGGAGACCAGACCGGTCCGCGCCCACGCAGTCAACTCCGCCTGTCGGTAGCCCACTTCGGTCAGGACGTCCCGGGTGTGGGCGCCCACCTGCGCTCCCGCCCACCGGATCCGGCCCGGCGTGCGGGTCAGGCGCGGCACCACGCCGGCCATGGCGACCTCGCAGCCGAGGTCGGTGTCGTGGACGCGCTGGATCATCTGCCTAGCCAGGTACTGGGGGTCGGTGACCATGTCCGGAGCCCGGTAGACCAGCCCGTGCGGCACGGCAGCGGCGGTGAGCAGCTCGTCCAGGTCACCATGGTCGAGGGTGCCGGTCCACGCGCCGATCAATTCGTCGAGCTCGGCCATGTGCGCGCCGCGCGCCACGTGCGTGGAGTAGCGCTCGTCGTCAGCGAGTTCAGGCCGTTCCATGGCCTTCGCCAGGCGTACGAAGATGGGGTCGGCGTTGGCCGCCACGATCATCAGGCGGCCGTCGGCCGTGGGGTAGGCGTTGGACGGGGCCGAGCCCGGGAGTGTGCCGCCCGAGCGGGTACGGACCTGGCCGGTGAGTTCGTAGTCGGCGATCAGGGATTCCGACAGCGCGAACACCGCCTCGTACAGGGCGACATCGACCACCTGGCCCCGGCCGTCGCGTTCGGCCTGCCGCAGCGCGGCAAGGGTGCCGAACGCAGCGAACATTCCGGAGAGCTGGTCGCCCATCGACAGCGCGGCGCGGGCCGGGGGGCGGTCGGGCGATCCGGTCAGTTCGCGCAGTCCGCCCATCGCCTCGCCGATACTTCCGAAGCCGGGATCGCCCGCGCGCGGGCCCGTCTGGCCGAATCCGGAGACCCGGGTCATGACCAGGGCGGGCCGCTCCCGGCTCAACTCCTCGTATCCCAGACCCCATTCCTCCATCCGGCCGGGCGTGAAGTTCTCCAGGACCACATCGCAGGTGAGAGCGATTCGGCGGGCCGCCTCCCGGCCCTCGGGGCGCCTCAGGTCGAGGGCGACCAGGCGCTTGTTGCGCGCGAGCGCCGACCACCAGATGCTGCGGCCCTCCAGCAGGACTCCCCAGCGGCGCATCGGGTCACCGGCGCCGGGGGCCTCGATCTTGATGACTTCGGCCCCGAGGTCCGCGAGGAGCTGCCCCGCGAAGGGTCCTGCGACGAAGCTGCCGAGTTCGAGAACGCGCACGCCGGTGAGAGGTCCGTCCGTCACGGGTGGGGGGTACCCGCCGTCTGTCGCGGACGTGGTACCCAAGCCCTCTGCCACCGGCTCGGCGCCCCGGCCGTCTGCTGCGGATGTCGTCATGCAGATTCCTCCGCGCTGTCCTGGAGAACTTC includes:
- a CDS encoding CoA transferase, which codes for MTDGPLTGVRVLELGSFVAGPFAGQLLADLGAEVIKIEAPGAGDPMRRWGVLLEGRSIWWSALARNKRLVALDLRRPEGREAARRIALTCDVVLENFTPGRMEEWGLGYEELSRERPALVMTRVSGFGQTGPRAGDPGFGSIGEAMGGLRELTGSPDRPPARAALSMGDQLSGMFAAFGTLAALRQAERDGRGQVVDVALYEAVFALSESLIADYELTGQVRTRSGGTLPGSAPSNAYPTADGRLMIVAANADPIFVRLAKAMERPELADDERYSTHVARGAHMAELDELIGAWTGTLDHGDLDELLTAAAVPHGLVYRAPDMVTDPQYLARQMIQRVHDTDLGCEVAMAGVVPRLTRTPGRIRWAGAQVGAHTRDVLTEVGYRQAELTAWARTGLVSGPGCERRIRGDREK
- a CDS encoding cytochrome P450, which codes for MTDDETDFEAVDFFRDESVVADPYPYFDALRARCPVQRESHHDVVMVTGYDEAVRIYNDTEAFSACNAVSGPFPGFPVPLEGDDVSGLIEAHRDELPMSDQLPTLDPPVHTDHRALLMRLITPKRLKENEEAMWRLADGLLDDFLEGEGVAVPGEFVSGFAGPFTFLVIADLLGVPEGDRAEIAALLRHGPADGGGIGSTGEDTLDRNPLGHLYERVARYIEDRRRAPREDVLTGLATATFPDGRLPEVADVVRVAANLFAAGQETTVRLLGSALKLIAEQPQLQAELREHRDRVPLFVEEVLRTESPVKGDFRLTRVPVTVGGVGLPAGTTVMLLNSAANRDPRQFDDPAAFDPARPGVRRHIAFGRGPHTCPGAPLARAEARVAIERLLDRTTDIRLSEDHHGPAGARRFHYVPTFMLRGLTRLFLQFTLAPPQEAA
- a CDS encoding aromatic ring-hydroxylating dioxygenase subunit alpha; its protein translation is MPHFPKPEAGSWTEHFKIGTEPLSFEDSISPEFYEQEREAIFKKTWLNVGRVEQLPKKGSYFTKELDAAGASVIIVRGTDEKIRAFHNVCRHRGNKLVWNDFPREETSGTCRQFTCKYHAWRYGLDGKLAFVQQEGEFFDLDKGDYGLVGVQCEVWEGFVFVNLDPENTTELRDFLGKFGSGIKGYPFDRLTQVHKYRAEIGSNWKLFIDAFAEFYHAPILHGGQYMAEERAKIQKYGYEALAYDIDGPHSMVSSWGGIAPPLDRKMVKPIEAALRSGLFGPWDAPDLGVATEDLPPAVNPTRDKRWGMDSFVFFPNFMLLIWRPNWVLTYHYWPTSYNTHIFEGTAYFVPPKNAFERLQQELAVVSFKEYGLQDGNTLEATQTMLQSRAALDFPLNDQEVLLRHLHHTAMRYVNDHQATTADAS
- a CDS encoding ferredoxin: MKASVDDERCRGHGICELACPEVFTLTDDGYAEAREGELPAGTEAGVKTAAGSCPERAITVT
- a CDS encoding DUF1330 domain-containing protein; this encodes MPKGYVIVTEAIKDQAGMDAYGRAAAPSMAEAGARVLAVDASPQVLEGQWHEGRTVLVEFPSVEAAQAWYESAAYAEAKVLRLAAADCNGVLLAGFEMPPRQG
- a CDS encoding TetR/AcrR family transcriptional regulator, translating into MTTSDPAPEPFSTETTASWRELAVARSVDPARVRAEKRVQRFLDAALELLSGESGKDFTVQEVVKKSGQSLRSFYQYFAGKHELLLALFEESVSSTTVRLRDALEEIDDPLERLHRFTVDYYRLCRPIATAPKERRAATLGMAEFAQQLMTEHPKEAARAFGPINALLVELLEAAAASGAVRQDLDLRRVAGTVLQATMFSSFAVTIGGLHAGDDTAAEAEALWELLFGGLTAESRSAVKAPAKATAESTAPAKRAPAAKKAPAKKTTTTKRAAARKAPAKKPTTARTAKRTAD
- a CDS encoding enoyl-CoA hydratase/isomerase family protein, with translation MVELDGAVATVELELYGAVAVVTINRPHTRNAISLDTMGELEKTLDAAEGARALVVTGAGDRAFVSGGDLKELAALRTHEEAAEMARRMRGVCDRIADFPAPVIAALNGHALGGGAEIAMAADIRVAAEGIRIGFNQVSLEIMPAWGGAERLATLVGPGRALLLAGTGRILDAGEAERLGLVDLVLPRAEFADGWRQLAASLATRPAASIKRVVRGVSAQEAVDAFAELWVADEHWEAAEQVLRRRP
- a CDS encoding amidohydrolase family protein; the encoded protein is MARPRTPSPPVLLRAARLLDIEKGEYVTGGSVLVEGERITAIGPDSLPENTVVRDLGDVTLLPGLMDMEVDLVLGGADHRSPLIPVQEDPAVRTLRAAANARRTLRSGFTTVRNLGLFVQTGGILLDVALKKAIDLGWVEGPRIVPAGHAITPTGGHLDPTMFQALAPHVMPLTVEEGIANGVDEVRKAVRYQLKYGARVIKVCASNGVMSHTGPAGAQQYSDEELRAIVDEAHRAGVKVAAHCMGDRAIRAALDAGIDCIEHGFLASDETLDLMAERGTFLVATTCLTEAMDLTHAAPELQAKAAEVFPLARATTSRAIARGVRVALGTDAPAIPHGRGSKELIALVDRGMTPLQALRAATVVAADLIDAEDRGRLEPGLLADIVGVAGDPLSDIAVTGDVRFVMKGGQVYRD